One window of the Sphaerochaeta associata genome contains the following:
- the mnmG gene encoding tRNA uridine-5-carboxymethylaminomethyl(34) synthesis enzyme MnmG: protein MDYDAIVVGGGHAGIEACLALSRIGFSTLLITQNLDTIGKLSCNPAIGGLSKGNLVREVDALGGEMAHLIDHSMIQYRILNRRRGPAVQAPRAQADKFTYARLAKETLEAQSNLALFMDTVVDILLDDHNALVGVVTERRHTITCKVMVLTTGTFMEGRIFIGEYDASNGRLDEPAAIGLGSALRKKGFPVGRLKTGTPARVRRSSLDFDRMEIQDGEETMMPFSFDYDSVDRPALPCYITWTNDNTHRIIRENIHRSPLYGGKIVGKGPRYCPSIEDKVVRFPDRERHQIFVEPEGVGTEEMYLNGISSSLPEDVQHAFIHSIAGLEHAQIMRPAYAVEYDFIDPQALFPSLESKLVENLFIAGQTNGTSGYEEAACQGLMAGINAAQKLKGEKPLVLSRNEAYTGVLIDDLVTMGTQEPYRMFTSRAEYRLNLRHDSCDQRLTAKGFSVGLQKQEALDRLKDKLSRMDAVKDLLRARRYEEKSALQALKMPEVTIEDVSKRIPELQAFEEPILYQVELDVKYEGYINRQDRQISRFEKLESLLIDEKLDWDAIEGLSAEGKEKLKKVRPLSVGQATRINGVRNSDIAVLIVHLDRGGRHGR from the coding sequence ATGGATTATGATGCAATAGTTGTGGGGGGCGGCCACGCCGGAATCGAGGCGTGCCTCGCCCTTTCAAGAATAGGATTTTCGACTCTTTTAATCACCCAGAACCTCGATACCATCGGCAAGCTCTCATGCAATCCTGCAATCGGGGGATTAAGCAAGGGCAATTTGGTGCGGGAGGTTGATGCCCTCGGCGGTGAGATGGCGCACCTGATCGATCACTCCATGATCCAGTATCGCATTCTCAACCGCAGACGCGGTCCTGCCGTGCAGGCTCCCCGAGCCCAAGCGGACAAGTTCACCTATGCACGCCTTGCAAAGGAGACGCTGGAAGCCCAGTCCAACCTTGCCTTGTTCATGGATACGGTGGTGGACATTCTTCTCGATGACCACAATGCCCTGGTAGGGGTGGTGACCGAGAGACGGCATACCATTACCTGCAAGGTGATGGTCCTGACCACCGGTACCTTCATGGAAGGCCGTATTTTCATCGGCGAGTACGATGCTTCAAACGGACGGCTGGATGAGCCGGCCGCCATCGGGTTGGGCAGTGCCCTGCGCAAAAAGGGCTTTCCGGTAGGGAGACTGAAAACAGGCACCCCTGCACGGGTCAGGCGCTCGAGCCTGGACTTTGACAGAATGGAAATCCAGGACGGGGAAGAGACGATGATGCCCTTCAGTTTCGACTATGACAGCGTCGATCGGCCGGCTCTCCCCTGCTATATCACCTGGACCAATGATAATACGCACCGGATCATCAGGGAGAACATCCATCGTTCCCCGTTGTACGGCGGAAAGATCGTCGGCAAGGGACCGCGATACTGCCCTTCGATCGAGGACAAGGTGGTCAGGTTCCCAGACCGTGAACGCCACCAGATATTTGTCGAACCAGAGGGTGTGGGGACTGAAGAGATGTATCTGAACGGAATCTCCTCCTCACTTCCTGAGGATGTGCAGCATGCATTCATCCACAGTATTGCAGGGCTTGAACACGCCCAGATCATGCGTCCTGCATACGCGGTCGAGTACGATTTCATCGATCCCCAAGCACTTTTCCCCTCACTGGAGAGCAAGCTGGTGGAGAACCTGTTCATCGCCGGGCAGACCAACGGCACCAGCGGGTACGAGGAGGCGGCATGCCAGGGCCTGATGGCCGGCATCAATGCGGCGCAGAAGCTCAAGGGTGAAAAACCCTTGGTGCTCAGTCGCAACGAGGCTTATACCGGTGTTCTCATCGATGACTTGGTCACGATGGGGACGCAGGAACCCTATCGCATGTTTACCAGCCGTGCTGAATATCGCTTGAACCTACGCCACGACAGCTGTGACCAGCGGCTCACGGCCAAAGGGTTCTCCGTCGGGTTGCAGAAGCAGGAAGCACTGGATCGCCTGAAGGATAAACTGTCAAGAATGGATGCAGTGAAAGACCTGCTTCGTGCGCGAAGGTACGAGGAAAAGAGCGCCCTTCAGGCTTTGAAAATGCCCGAGGTGACCATTGAGGATGTCTCCAAGCGGATTCCTGAATTACAAGCATTTGAAGAACCGATTCTCTACCAGGTTGAGCTCGATGTGAAATACGAAGGGTATATCAACCGCCAGGATCGGCAGATCAGCAGGTTTGAGAAGTTGGAGAGCCTTCTGATCGACGAGAAGTTGGACTGGGATGCCATCGAAGGGTTGAGTGCCGAGGGCAAGGAGAAACTGAAGAAGGTCCGCCCGCTTTCAGTTGGACAGGCGACAAGAATCAACGGGGTGCGCAACAGCGACATTGCAGTCCTTATCGTACATCTCGACCGGGGAGGGAGACATGGCAGGTAA
- the mnmE gene encoding tRNA uridine-5-carboxymethylaminomethyl(34) synthesis GTPase MnmE produces MKRYVTDDIIYALATAWAQSALAVVRVSGDGCRILLSTRFSRPKALLDAANATLVHGYLIDENGLAIDEVVAAVYTDGHGYTKEESVELTCHGSLAVIKEILALFNRLGMRSAEGGEFTFRAFLHGRLDLTQAEAVQELVSSQSQRSRSLALGRLEGSLRSRISAMKEQLLGIVAAVEVQLDYAEDELDEFVFPRLQLVDLIKQIKDLSGTYQIGRLYRTGARIVLAGSTNAGKSSLFNLLLKQERSIVSPVRGTTRDYIEADMDVHGIPIRLYDTAGLRESDDAIENEGIRRTERLIGQADLVVYLVDSTELGHVPEEDERTLVVYNKSDLVKPPMGRMAISAQTGEGVLSLLDEIAKRLAKGSVATGDEQVVIESERQYTLLENAAQALQRSLVLVDQDIPLDITAVELGEALQNLGELTGEVTPADILQKIFSGFCVGK; encoded by the coding sequence ATGAAGCGATACGTTACTGACGACATCATCTATGCCCTTGCAACGGCTTGGGCGCAGAGTGCCTTGGCGGTGGTCAGGGTCAGCGGGGATGGGTGCAGAATCCTCCTTTCTACTCGGTTCTCCCGGCCCAAAGCCCTCCTGGATGCTGCTAATGCAACCTTGGTGCACGGCTATTTGATCGATGAGAACGGCTTGGCAATCGATGAGGTTGTTGCTGCTGTATATACTGACGGCCACGGCTATACAAAAGAAGAGTCCGTGGAACTCACCTGCCATGGTTCACTTGCTGTGATCAAGGAAATTCTGGCGCTTTTCAATCGTTTGGGCATGCGCAGCGCGGAAGGCGGAGAGTTCACTTTTCGTGCCTTTTTGCATGGCAGGCTGGACCTGACCCAGGCCGAAGCGGTACAGGAACTGGTCTCCAGCCAGAGCCAACGCTCACGCTCCCTTGCGTTGGGCCGATTGGAAGGGAGCCTTCGCAGCCGGATATCCGCCATGAAGGAACAGTTGCTGGGTATTGTTGCAGCAGTTGAAGTACAGCTCGATTATGCAGAGGATGAGTTGGATGAATTTGTCTTTCCCCGATTGCAGTTGGTCGACCTCATCAAGCAAATCAAGGATTTGTCGGGTACCTACCAAATCGGCCGATTGTACCGCACAGGTGCCCGCATTGTCCTGGCTGGTTCCACCAATGCCGGCAAGAGTTCACTGTTCAATCTCTTGTTGAAACAGGAACGGTCCATCGTCAGCCCGGTTCGCGGTACGACGCGGGACTACATCGAGGCAGACATGGATGTACATGGGATTCCGATTCGCTTGTACGATACTGCAGGATTGCGGGAAAGCGATGACGCCATCGAAAACGAAGGGATTAGAAGGACCGAGCGTCTTATCGGACAGGCTGACTTGGTGGTGTATCTGGTGGACAGCACCGAGCTCGGCCATGTTCCCGAGGAGGATGAGCGAACCTTGGTTGTCTACAACAAGAGCGACTTGGTCAAACCTCCCATGGGCAGGATGGCCATCAGCGCCCAGACCGGCGAGGGGGTTCTTTCCTTGTTGGATGAGATTGCCAAACGCTTGGCCAAGGGCAGTGTGGCAACCGGCGATGAACAGGTGGTTATTGAATCAGAGCGGCAGTACACCTTGCTTGAGAATGCAGCCCAGGCTTTACAGCGCTCCTTGGTCCTTGTCGATCAGGATATCCCGCTGGATATTACCGCAGTGGAATTGGGCGAAGCGCTACAGAATCTCGGGGAGCTGACCGGTGAAGTGACACCTGCCGATATTCTGCAAAAGATTTTCAGCGGATTTTGTGTAGGAAAATAA
- a CDS encoding EF-P lysine aminoacylase GenX: MKAAAQFRSAMYRTIRTFFDGRDYTEVDTPILSTSLIPESTIENFATRFQNPFLPSVELYLVPSPEIFMKQLIAQGWGSIYQISHCFRNSEQLGHIHNPEFSMLEYYTVGADDEDSIRITEELFASLLTDDAAEYLCPPFARLTVAQAMQTYAGVDLDKHQKQSSLADEARRLGLSVPDEPESWEETFNRIFLTFVEPNLPQDRPLVLERYPKQIECLAKQEGAYRRRWELYVKGVEVANCYDEDRDQTTIENYYRDEYAKLVQKREESGTVIPDIDPDLASVFSSMPPCSGVAIGLDRLQMLLMGKTDLQGVILFPLSGMLKSGNTRNL; this comes from the coding sequence ATGAAAGCAGCAGCACAATTTCGCTCGGCCATGTACCGTACCATCCGCACCTTTTTCGACGGACGCGATTACACCGAAGTCGACACACCGATACTCTCAACCTCCCTCATTCCCGAGTCCACCATCGAGAACTTCGCCACCAGGTTTCAAAATCCCTTTCTCCCCTCTGTCGAGTTGTATCTGGTTCCCTCCCCTGAAATATTCATGAAGCAGCTCATCGCCCAGGGCTGGGGAAGCATCTATCAGATCAGCCACTGTTTCCGCAACAGCGAGCAGCTCGGGCATATCCACAACCCGGAGTTCTCCATGTTGGAATATTATACGGTGGGCGCCGATGATGAGGATTCGATTCGAATCACCGAAGAGCTGTTCGCATCCCTGCTTACCGACGATGCTGCAGAGTACCTGTGCCCCCCGTTCGCCCGCCTCACGGTGGCGCAAGCGATGCAAACCTATGCCGGAGTGGACTTGGACAAACACCAGAAACAATCCTCCCTCGCCGATGAAGCACGCAGGCTGGGCCTGAGCGTTCCTGATGAACCGGAGAGCTGGGAGGAGACGTTCAACCGAATTTTTCTGACCTTTGTCGAACCCAACCTTCCTCAGGACCGTCCGCTTGTACTGGAGCGTTACCCCAAGCAGATCGAATGCCTTGCCAAACAGGAAGGCGCATACAGGCGGCGGTGGGAACTCTACGTGAAAGGAGTCGAGGTGGCTAACTGTTACGATGAGGACCGCGACCAGACAACGATTGAGAACTACTATCGGGACGAGTATGCAAAGTTGGTACAAAAACGTGAGGAAAGCGGGACGGTAATTCCTGATATAGACCCTGATTTGGCCTCGGTTTTCTCCTCCATGCCCCCTTGCTCGGGTGTTGCCATCGGGCTTGATCGGCTGCAGATGCTGCTGATGGGAAAAACCGACCTGCAGGGGGTGATTCTTTTTCCCCTTTCTGGTATGCTGAAGAGTGGCAATACGCGCAATTTGTAA
- a CDS encoding carbohydrate ABC transporter permease codes for MTNYKIKHILGQTVFHIVVILLGFIMLYPILWMVSNSFKDNADIFNTSSLIPETFRFDNYARGWRFNNSVTFSTFFYNSFYYTIISTIGSVIASSLVAYGFARVPFRGRSFWYGCMFMTMMIPYQVVMVPQFIIFHKLGWINSFKPLIIPQFAGLPFFIFLMVQFIRQIPYELDDSAKIDGCNRFMIYSRILFPLIKPAVITSTIFSFYWRWDDFLGPLLFLNKPRLFTVSLALRMFSDPMTSTDWSAIFAMGTLTLLPVLVIFLIFQKYIVQGLVTTGLKG; via the coding sequence ATGACCAACTATAAGATCAAGCACATCCTCGGCCAGACAGTATTCCACATTGTGGTTATCCTGCTTGGCTTCATCATGCTCTATCCGATTCTCTGGATGGTTTCCAACTCCTTCAAGGATAATGCCGACATTTTCAACACCAGTTCCTTGATCCCCGAAACCTTCCGCTTTGACAACTATGCACGGGGATGGAGGTTCAACAATTCGGTTACCTTCTCCACCTTCTTCTACAACTCTTTCTACTACACGATCATTTCCACCATCGGCTCGGTAATCGCCTCCTCTCTGGTGGCGTATGGATTTGCCAGGGTGCCCTTCCGGGGGCGCTCATTCTGGTATGGCTGCATGTTCATGACCATGATGATTCCCTACCAGGTGGTCATGGTCCCCCAATTCATCATTTTCCATAAGCTTGGGTGGATCAACAGCTTCAAACCCCTGATCATTCCCCAGTTTGCAGGACTTCCCTTCTTCATCTTCCTGATGGTGCAGTTCATCCGTCAGATTCCCTATGAATTGGATGATTCGGCAAAGATCGACGGTTGCAACCGCTTTATGATCTACTCCAGGATTCTCTTTCCCCTGATAAAACCTGCAGTCATCACCAGCACCATTTTCAGTTTCTACTGGCGATGGGATGACTTCTTGGGACCTTTGCTCTTCTTGAACAAGCCCAGGCTGTTCACCGTCTCCCTTGCCCTACGCATGTTCAGCGATCCCATGACTTCCACCGACTGGTCGGCGATTTTCGCCATGGGAACGCTCACCCTGCTTCCGGTCTTGGTCATTTTCCTGATCTTCCAGAAGTATATCGTGCAGGGCTTGGTGACTACGGGCTTGAAGGGCTAG
- the rsmG gene encoding 16S rRNA (guanine(527)-N(7))-methyltransferase RsmG — protein sequence MAGKYRKLLDEGLSSLSLDLDQGQREQLDAYIAELELFNPVYKLVAAQGEDLVIRHIFDSLSGVQTLRALSAAYPSCRIADFGSGAGLPGIPLAIALPSCSFTLVERMGRRVDFLRNALLRASLSDRVQVVDRDLKEVKDRFEIITFRAFHPLADILDVVADLLSEDGYVCAYKAVQEQVEEELVQVKRTCKSSWTANFVPLQVPRLEASRMLCLLQKI from the coding sequence ATGGCAGGTAAGTATCGGAAATTGCTTGACGAGGGCCTTTCTTCCCTGTCATTGGATCTGGACCAGGGCCAGAGAGAGCAGCTCGATGCCTATATTGCAGAGCTGGAACTATTCAACCCCGTCTATAAGCTGGTGGCGGCACAAGGGGAAGACCTTGTGATTCGTCATATTTTTGACAGCCTGAGCGGTGTCCAGACACTTCGTGCACTCTCTGCAGCATATCCTTCCTGCAGGATTGCCGACTTCGGTTCGGGTGCCGGTCTTCCCGGCATCCCTCTTGCCATCGCATTGCCGTCCTGTTCCTTCACCCTTGTGGAAAGAATGGGAAGAAGAGTCGATTTTCTACGCAACGCCCTGCTTCGTGCCTCGCTCTCCGACAGGGTCCAGGTTGTTGACAGGGATTTGAAGGAAGTGAAGGACCGTTTTGAAATCATTACGTTCCGGGCCTTCCATCCTCTTGCCGACATCCTCGATGTTGTTGCCGACCTGCTCTCTGAAGACGGGTATGTATGCGCCTACAAGGCAGTGCAGGAGCAAGTGGAAGAGGAGCTTGTCCAGGTAAAGCGAACGTGTAAAAGTTCCTGGACAGCGAACTTTGTACCTTTGCAGGTGCCCCGCCTGGAGGCAAGCCGTATGCTTTGCCTCCTGCAAAAGATTTGA
- a CDS encoding carbohydrate ABC transporter permease, whose amino-acid sequence MKHINRRTRTLMEDAAGYAFISPWLLGFVAFSIIPILFSLYYSFTDYDILGDPVFNGLNNFRRMAGDQLFWQSLKVTFFYAFVSVPLRLIFAFFVAMLFNRGTRAIRFYQAVYYVPSLVGGSIAVAVMWRRLFMADGALNAALAKIGIITEYSWIGNPDTAIWTLIVLAIWQFGSSMLIFLAGLRQIPKELYEAASIDGAGSFRKFLNITVPQITPVLFFNLVMQLINGFTVFTQAFVVSGGSGDPLNSTLVYALYLYQRAFKFYNMGYSSAMAWVLVLIIGVMTGIVFKTSSSWVFYEAKEGK is encoded by the coding sequence ATGAAGCACATCAACAGACGTACCAGAACCCTGATGGAAGATGCCGCCGGGTATGCATTCATCAGTCCCTGGCTGCTTGGATTCGTAGCCTTCTCCATCATACCCATCCTCTTCTCGCTCTATTATTCCTTCACAGACTATGACATCCTCGGAGATCCAGTCTTTAATGGGTTGAACAACTTCAGGAGGATGGCCGGTGATCAGCTTTTCTGGCAATCCTTGAAAGTCACCTTCTTCTATGCATTTGTATCAGTACCGCTTCGCCTGATTTTCGCATTCTTCGTCGCAATGCTTTTCAACCGCGGCACACGCGCCATCCGTTTCTATCAGGCAGTCTACTACGTGCCTTCCCTCGTGGGAGGTTCGATTGCAGTAGCTGTTATGTGGCGCAGGCTCTTCATGGCCGACGGTGCCTTGAACGCCGCCTTAGCAAAAATCGGCATCATCACTGAGTATTCGTGGATCGGAAATCCCGATACCGCCATATGGACACTCATTGTCCTTGCAATCTGGCAGTTTGGATCCTCCATGCTCATTTTCCTGGCAGGCCTTCGCCAGATACCCAAGGAACTGTATGAGGCTGCATCCATCGATGGTGCGGGCTCCTTCAGAAAGTTCCTCAACATCACCGTCCCGCAAATCACCCCGGTTCTTTTCTTCAACCTGGTCATGCAGCTGATCAACGGCTTTACCGTCTTCACCCAGGCCTTCGTGGTCTCCGGGGGATCGGGCGACCCGCTCAACTCAACGCTGGTGTATGCACTGTATCTCTATCAGCGAGCCTTCAAGTTCTACAACATGGGCTACAGCAGTGCCATGGCGTGGGTCTTGGTATTGATCATCGGCGTGATGACCGGCATTGTCTTCAAGACCTCCAGCTCCTGGGTCTTCTATGAAGCCAAGGAGGGAAAATAA
- the efp gene encoding elongation factor P — protein MIKAGQIDKGTALLIKGQPFVVVDREFVNPGKGSAFVRLKLKSPSTGQTLQETMKSQDNAEDITVVDRDCQYLYNDGENFHLMLTDNFEQIEVPMGNFPDYQYLMKDGETYRCTFWEAQLLEIQVPPKVVFLVAEAEEAVKGDTVQGATKYITTETGLKVRVPIFIKQGEKIRVNTETKEYLERVNS, from the coding sequence ATGATTAAAGCAGGTCAAATCGATAAGGGAACCGCCTTGTTGATCAAAGGACAGCCGTTTGTTGTTGTCGACCGTGAATTCGTAAACCCCGGAAAAGGTTCCGCCTTCGTTCGCCTGAAGCTGAAGAGCCCTTCCACCGGTCAGACGCTCCAAGAAACGATGAAGAGCCAGGACAACGCCGAGGATATCACCGTAGTCGATAGGGACTGCCAGTATCTGTACAACGATGGGGAGAACTTTCACCTGATGTTGACCGACAACTTCGAGCAGATTGAAGTGCCGATGGGCAACTTCCCCGACTACCAGTACCTGATGAAGGACGGAGAGACCTACCGCTGCACTTTTTGGGAAGCCCAGTTGTTGGAAATCCAAGTCCCCCCGAAGGTGGTCTTCCTGGTAGCAGAAGCCGAGGAAGCCGTCAAGGGCGACACCGTGCAGGGAGCAACCAAGTACATCACCACCGAAACCGGCTTGAAGGTACGCGTTCCCATTTTCATCAAGCAGGGTGAGAAAATCCGGGTGAACACGGAAACCAAGGAATACCTTGAACGAGTGAATAGCTGA
- a CDS encoding ABC transporter substrate-binding protein, translated as MKRNLLIIALACMLLVPSFIFAQPAAEASTSGTMRLAWWGNPTRDERTLKAADMFMAKYPEIKIETETTGWGGYWDKMNTQAAAGSLPDLMQHDYAYMLQWVSRNQLADLTPYIQKGIIDLSKINDSFLSGGRVDGKLYGISLGTNAVCLTYDPAVLAKAGIAEPDSATWTWEDFERIALEVYRKTGVQTIPFFTTDPKVGFDNMIRQTGAATFGKSGLGFTDPAALREFYAIQLRLLDAGALIRPEVAFVTVTPEEGEFAKGRSWVEFIWSNQFVSTQAAAKRPLKLALLPNIKNAKAKGTFLKPSMFFSIPASAENPEAAAKFLNYFLNDISVNDMLMGERGVPIPDDVRDHMSTKVDAINKQIFDYISLASKNAGPIDPPDPTASGEFLKMVRDVTQEILYKRVSLDAGVSKIMTQGNQILK; from the coding sequence ATGAAAAGGAATCTTCTCATTATCGCACTCGCATGCATGCTTCTGGTGCCAAGTTTTATCTTTGCCCAGCCTGCAGCTGAAGCGAGCACAAGTGGAACCATGCGCCTGGCTTGGTGGGGAAACCCCACTCGCGATGAACGCACGTTGAAAGCCGCCGACATGTTCATGGCAAAGTATCCCGAGATCAAGATCGAGACCGAGACCACCGGTTGGGGCGGATACTGGGACAAGATGAACACCCAGGCCGCTGCAGGGAGTCTTCCTGATCTGATGCAGCACGACTATGCGTACATGCTGCAGTGGGTATCCCGCAATCAGCTCGCTGACCTCACCCCGTACATCCAGAAAGGCATCATCGACCTGTCCAAGATCAATGACTCCTTCCTCTCCGGCGGAAGAGTGGACGGCAAGCTCTATGGTATCAGCCTCGGAACCAACGCTGTCTGTCTGACCTACGACCCGGCAGTGCTTGCCAAGGCCGGCATCGCCGAACCCGACAGTGCTACCTGGACATGGGAAGACTTTGAAAGGATCGCCCTCGAGGTCTACCGCAAGACCGGCGTTCAGACCATTCCGTTCTTCACCACCGATCCGAAGGTAGGATTCGACAACATGATCCGCCAGACCGGAGCTGCAACATTCGGCAAGTCCGGCTTGGGCTTCACCGACCCTGCCGCCCTGCGCGAGTTCTACGCCATCCAGCTCAGACTGCTCGACGCCGGTGCACTCATTCGTCCTGAAGTCGCCTTTGTCACCGTCACCCCCGAAGAGGGTGAATTTGCCAAGGGTCGTTCATGGGTAGAGTTTATCTGGTCTAACCAGTTCGTCTCCACCCAAGCTGCAGCAAAGCGTCCGCTCAAGCTGGCCCTCTTGCCCAACATCAAGAACGCAAAGGCCAAGGGAACCTTCCTCAAGCCCTCGATGTTCTTCTCCATCCCCGCTTCCGCCGAGAATCCTGAAGCGGCCGCCAAGTTCCTCAACTACTTCCTCAATGACATCTCTGTCAACGATATGCTGATGGGCGAACGCGGTGTTCCGATTCCTGATGATGTGCGCGACCATATGTCCACCAAGGTCGATGCAATCAACAAGCAGATCTTCGATTACATCAGCCTCGCATCCAAGAATGCAGGGCCGATTGATCCTCCCGATCCTACTGCCTCCGGTGAATTCCTGAAGATGGTCCGTGACGTAACCCAGGAAATCCTGTACAAGCGCGTAAGCTTGGATGCTGGGGTTTCCAAGATCATGACCCAGGGAAATCAGATTCTCAAATAG
- a CDS encoding glycoside hydrolase family 88/105 protein, which translates to MDSAKSMANASEFQSTKAIVERYLSLHAEGSYTYRPFMKKGIYRGSDYRYHADMHQLLPSAKLGTFSYLWGTYEAADAMKLRFALIPYGPVQVYVNGFLEARSDIFSERYHSKQIFDLPMQKGTNELVLVCENTSGGFGCEFGTWVGKLDYYFLMPSIYPAMEGICYSEPQVTLLETVHPEALKNLTWRPELPDFSAAHIDLAEVFPHAADDEWAVVVTSFSVAKDTWCNLSCNSELALDGQSVSSSVEVKSGTHTLTLYAKIGEGVDLHITDAKKGNILSLMHPVLGSESAYHYAIAGPFAVRPKGFPVEFTKPFSTSNGLDFWRLEGGETYLRMYNDNVLFGHWNYPLGVTLYGLVETERMLRDLDPELSVQIHAYLKRHIQASIDTYEYAMWDKDTLGGATAVHHLMTSLDSLDDCGSFGSTLLEIAKDHELSGYESLVAVVGDYICKTQPRLADGTFFRTGLMHEFHENTLWVDDLYMSVPFLCRYSGYSGNMEHLDDAVQQFFGFAKYLYMQDKNLMSHVYDFDRNIATGIPWGRGNGWALFSLSELLMVLPQSHPKRKSLIDLFRNLSSGYLKLQDEMGLFHQVLNMKESYQESSCTAMFACAFSRGIRNGWYEDPAVYREGCIRACEGLKKMAIDTDGHVWGVCRGSEFSCSKHYYAEQLLPRLDDTHGIGIILLALCERMKLD; encoded by the coding sequence ATGGACAGTGCAAAAAGTATGGCAAATGCCAGTGAATTTCAGAGTACAAAGGCTATCGTGGAGCGCTATCTCTCACTGCATGCAGAAGGTTCGTATACTTATCGTCCCTTCATGAAAAAAGGCATCTACCGCGGCAGTGATTACCGCTATCATGCCGATATGCATCAGCTGCTTCCGTCGGCAAAGCTTGGAACCTTTTCCTACCTGTGGGGGACGTATGAGGCCGCAGATGCGATGAAACTCCGTTTCGCCCTTATTCCCTATGGACCGGTACAAGTCTACGTAAACGGATTTCTTGAGGCGCGCAGCGATATATTCAGTGAGCGCTACCATTCCAAGCAGATCTTCGACCTTCCCATGCAAAAAGGAACCAACGAGTTGGTTCTGGTTTGCGAGAACACCAGCGGAGGTTTTGGATGTGAGTTCGGAACCTGGGTGGGAAAACTTGATTACTACTTTCTTATGCCATCCATCTATCCTGCCATGGAAGGGATTTGTTACTCAGAACCACAAGTAACCCTGCTTGAGACTGTCCATCCCGAAGCATTGAAGAACCTGACCTGGCGACCCGAACTTCCTGATTTTTCCGCTGCCCATATTGACCTTGCAGAGGTGTTTCCCCACGCAGCTGATGACGAGTGGGCGGTCGTGGTTACTTCCTTCTCTGTTGCAAAGGACACGTGGTGCAACCTCAGCTGCAACTCTGAACTTGCACTCGATGGGCAGAGCGTCAGCAGTTCAGTGGAAGTGAAAAGCGGCACACATACCCTGACACTCTATGCCAAGATAGGAGAGGGAGTGGATTTGCATATCACCGATGCGAAGAAAGGCAATATACTTTCCTTGATGCATCCCGTGTTGGGTTCTGAATCGGCATATCACTATGCCATTGCAGGGCCTTTTGCTGTAAGGCCGAAGGGTTTTCCGGTAGAGTTCACCAAACCCTTTTCCACCTCGAATGGATTGGATTTCTGGCGCTTGGAGGGTGGTGAAACCTATCTGAGAATGTACAACGACAATGTTCTGTTCGGACATTGGAACTATCCATTGGGAGTCACCCTCTATGGTTTGGTGGAAACCGAGCGCATGCTGAGGGATCTGGACCCTGAGTTGTCGGTGCAGATTCATGCATACCTGAAGCGTCATATACAAGCCAGCATCGATACCTATGAGTATGCCATGTGGGATAAAGACACTCTTGGGGGTGCGACCGCCGTCCATCATCTGATGACCAGTCTGGATAGTCTGGACGACTGTGGCAGCTTTGGATCGACCTTGCTTGAGATAGCGAAGGACCACGAGCTCTCAGGGTATGAGTCGCTGGTTGCCGTGGTGGGCGATTATATCTGCAAAACCCAGCCGCGGTTGGCCGATGGTACCTTTTTCCGCACCGGCCTCATGCACGAGTTCCATGAGAATACACTGTGGGTGGATGATCTGTACATGTCAGTCCCGTTTTTGTGCCGCTATTCCGGCTATAGTGGCAATATGGAACACTTGGATGACGCTGTTCAACAGTTCTTCGGCTTTGCCAAGTATTTGTACATGCAGGATAAGAATCTGATGAGCCACGTCTACGACTTCGACCGCAACATCGCCACCGGCATTCCCTGGGGACGGGGAAACGGCTGGGCTCTCTTCAGCCTTAGCGAGCTGTTGATGGTCCTGCCGCAGTCGCATCCGAAAAGAAAGTCTCTTATAGATCTGTTTAGAAATCTCAGCAGCGGGTATCTGAAATTGCAGGATGAGATGGGGCTGTTTCATCAGGTGCTGAACATGAAGGAGAGCTACCAGGAAAGCAGCTGCACCGCCATGTTTGCCTGTGCCTTCTCCCGAGGTATCCGAAACGGCTGGTATGAAGATCCCGCTGTGTACCGGGAGGGGTGCATCAGAGCTTGTGAAGGGCTCAAAAAGATGGCCATCGATACCGACGGCCATGTCTGGGGAGTGTGCAGGGGTTCTGAGTTCTCCTGTTCCAAGCACTACTATGCCGAGCAGCTGTTGCCCCGCCTGGATGATACCCATGGAATAGGAATCATCCTGCTCGCACTCTGCGAGCGGATGAAGCTCGACTAG